The Lucilia cuprina isolate Lc7/37 chromosome 5, ASM2204524v1, whole genome shotgun sequence genome includes a window with the following:
- the LOC111676681 gene encoding bladder cancer-associated protein: MYCLQCLLPVLLLPKPTNPALMETHVMFIVLYLIGFFLERKPCTICSLVFLTAVFLICYSGVGNCIFWGNCEGHQCENG; encoded by the coding sequence ATGTATTGTTTACAATGTTTGCTGCCGGTGCTATTGTTGCCAAAGCCCACCAATCCTGCTCTTATGGAAACACATGTCATGTTTATTGTACTCTATTTGATTGGTTTCTTTCTGGAGCGCAAACCCTGCACCATTTGTAGTCTTGTCTTCTTAACAGCTGTTTTTCTCATCTGCTACAGTGGTGTCGGCAATTGCATCTTCTGGGGCAACTGTGAGGGTCATCAATGTGAAAATGGCTAA
- the LOC111676679 gene encoding UDP-glucuronic acid decarboxylase 1, which translates to MWTISITKKRWKEIGIAVGIFVFIIVFYKSLSAKDLTNIKDRFRSSSGESNTLSGDFLVIYEKQQQLLQQQRYELEKTKAELARLQDDMRALQSNTPRKYPKVKYLNYKNRKRILVTGGAGFVGSHLVDNLMLAGHEVIVVDNFFTGRKRNVEHWLGHENFELIHHDIVNSLFIEVDEIYHLASPASPPHYMFNPVKTIKTNTMGTINVLGLAKRVMAKVLIASTSEVYGDPTVHPQPETYWGHVNPIGPRACYDEGKRVSETLSYAYAKQEKVQVRVARIFNTFGPRMHMNDGRVVSNFILQALRNETITVYGNGKQTRSFQYVSDLVDGLIALMASNYTQPVNIGNPVEHSIEEFAIIIKKLVGGQSEIKQIEAMEDDPQRRKPDIARAKKYLNWEPKVPLQEGLLKTIDYFRKELERSDRFAKNSKKYFESRDLERSQIRFHFDPGND; encoded by the exons ATGTGGACAATAAGCATAACGAAAAAACGCTGGAAAGAAATTGGCATAGCAGTGggcatatttgtttttattattgtcttCTATAAATCCTTGTCCGCCAAAGATTTGACAAACATCAAAGATCGTTTTCGTAGCAGTAGTGGGGAGAGCAATACACTATCGGGAGACTTTCTGGTTATTTATGAGAAACAGCAACAATTATTGCAGCAACAGCGCTATGAATTGGAAAAAACTAAAGCTGAATTGGCACGGCTGCAGGATGATATGCGTGCCTTACAATCGAATACACCACGAAAATATCCcaaagtgaaatatttaaattataagaaCCGTAAAAGAATCCTAGTGACGGGTGGTGCCGGTTTTGTGGGCTCCCATTTGGTGGACAATCTTATGTTGGCCGGTCATGAGGTGATTGTAGTGGATAATTTCTTTACTGGTCGCAAACGTAATGTCGAGCATTGGTTGGGTCATGAAAATTTCGAGCTGATACATCATGACATTGTTAACTCTTTGTTTATTGAAGTGGATGAAATTTATCATTTGGCTTCGCCAGCCTCACCGCCTCACTATATGTTCAATCCGGTTAAGACTATAAAGACCAATACTATGGGTACTATTAATGTTTTGGGTTTGGCGAAACGGGTTATGGCCAAAGTATTGATTGCAAGTACGTCAGAAGTTTATGGCGATCCCACCGTACATCCTCAGCCAGAGACTTATTGGGGTCATGTAAATCCTATTGGACCGCGTGCATGTTATGACGAGGGCAAGCGTGTTTCGGAGACGTTGAGTTATGCCTATGCTAAGCAG GAAAAGGTGCAGGTACGTGTAGCTCGTATATTCAATACATTTGGACCACGCATGCATATGAATGATGGTCGTGTTGTATCCAATTTTATTCTACAAGCCTTGCGCAATGAAACCATTACAGTTTATGGTAATGGCAAACAGACAAGATCTTTTCAATATGTTTCCGATTTAGTAGATGGTCTTATAGCCTTAATGGCCTCCAATTATACACAACCCGTAAATATAGGTAATCCCGTAGAGCACAGTATAGAAGAGTTTGCTATTATCATTAAAAAGCTAGTGGGAGGACAgagtgaaataaaacaaatcgaaGCCATGGAAGATGATCCTCAAAGACGTAAGCCCGACATAGCTAGagctaagaaatatttaaattgggAGCCCAAAGTGCCGCTCCAAGAGGGATTActtaaaactatagactattttcgCAAAGAATTGGAACGTTCTGATCGTTTTgccaaaaattctaaaaaatattttgaatctcGAGATTTGGAACGTTCACAAATACGTTTTCATTTTGATCCTGGCAATGATTAA
- the LOC111676670 gene encoding steroid hormone receptor ERR2, whose translation MTDSMSVLNIKQEIQDTTSNLNNINCFSPSTTTTANNSSSNNNNRRNSGSNSGGGTANGMKSSPSVSPERQMCSSTTTLSLNSNGSYNNGEESANNGSSNAQGSNPSQSSSSGNSIRDELRRLCLVCGDIASGFHYGVASCEACKAFFKRTIQGNIEYTCPANNECEINKRRRKACQACRFQKCLLMGMLKEGVRLDRVRGGRQKYRRNPVSNSYQTMQLLYQSSITSLSDVKILDALSNNEPDLLSVKSVQQNNNGGSSSSSLLEDEIATTNSSPTNVKHEHQHNLLTTNNDNGDISPPSTPTSSTAASSNTASTTTNCIFQLNSSPTNNNNDAHDILGTLSNLYDTELVHVIGWAKSIPGFVELQLSDQMNLLQVTWPEILTLQLIFRSLPFNGKLCFASDLWMDELLAKECGYTEFYYHCLQVAQRLERISVRREEYYLLKALILTNCDINLDDQSSLRAFRDSILNSLNDVVYLLRHSSAVSHQQQLLLLLPALRQADSILRNFWRSVKAKGLVTLKKLFAEMLEPVSR comes from the exons ATGACCGACAGCATGAGTGTCCTTAATATAAAACAGGAAATACAAGATACAACCTCAAatcttaataatattaattgttttagtCCCTCTACTACCACAACAGCCAATAATAGcagcagcaataataacaacagacGTAACAGTGGTTCAAATAGTGGTGGTGGTACAGCTAACGGCATGAAATCCTCTCCCTCTGTTTCCCCAGAACGTCAAATGTGTAGTTCTACTACCACTCTAAGTCTCAACAGTAATGGTTCGTATAATAATGGTGAGGAGTCTGCTAATAATGGATCCTCCAACGCCCAAGGTTCAAATCCTAGtcaaagttctagttcaggcaATTCTATACGTGATGAACTAAGACGTTTGTGTTTGGTGTGTGGTGATATTGCTTCCGGTTTTCATTATGGTGTAGCCAGTTGTGAGGCTTGCAAGGCTTTCTTTAAACGCACCATACAGGGTAATATTGAATACACCTGTCCGGCCAATAATGAATGTGAGATCAATAAGAGAAGAAGGAAAGCCTGCCAGGCTTGTCGTTTTCAGAAGTGTCTGCTAATGGGCATGTTAAAG GAAGGCGTACGCCTTGATCGTGTTCGTGGCGGTCGGCAAAAATATCGACGCAATCCCGTTTCCAATTCATATCAAACAATGCAATTACTTTATCAATCGAGCATCACCTCTCTCAGTGATGTTAAAATACTCGATGCCCTTAGTAATAATGAACCTGATCTGTTATCTGTTAAGTCTGtgcaacaaaacaataatgGCGGAAGTTCTTCATCCTCCCTACTCGAGGATGAAATTGCCACAACCAATTCATCACCTACCAATGTCAAACACGAACATCAACATAATCTTTTAACGACAAATAACGATAATGGGGATATATCACCACCTTCGACCCCGACTTCTTCGACAGCGGCTAGTTCGAATACAGCTTCCACCACcacaaattgcatttttcaaTTGAATTCATCGCCcactaataacaataatgatgCCCATGATATATTGGGCACCTTGAGTAATTTGTATGATACCGAACTGGTGCATGTTATAGGCTGGGCCAAGAGTATACCCGGTTTTGTGGAGCTGCAGTTAAGTGATCAAATGAATCTGTTACAGGTCACCTGGCCAGAAATATTAACACTTCAATTAATATTTCGTTCATTGCCTTTTAATGGTAAATTATGTTTTGCTTCCGATCTTTGGATGGACGAGCTATTGGCCAAAGAATGTGGCTACACAGAGTTCTATTATCATTGCTTACAGGTGGCCCAACGTTTGGAACGCATTTCGGTTAGACGTGAAGAATATTATCTACTTAAAGCTTTGATTTTAACCAATTGTGATATCAATTTGGATGATCAATCCTCCTTAAGGGCATTTCGTGATTCCATCTTAAATTCTCTCAATGATGTGGTCTATCTATTGCGTCACAGTTCCGCTGTATCGCATCAACAACAACTGCTACTTTTACTGCCTGCCCTGAGACAAGCCGATAGCATATTACGCAATTTTTGGCGTAGCGTTAAAGCCAAAGGCTTAGTTACTCTAAAAAAGTTATTTGCCGAAATGTTAGAGCCGGTATCACGGTGA